One genomic segment of Pseudomonas fortuita includes these proteins:
- a CDS encoding SDR family NAD(P)-dependent oxidoreductase, whose protein sequence is MNIDLGGRTAIISGSTGGIGLAIARGLARANADVVIAGRSQKSLDAALAEVRKQGGRGQVQGVVADLGTAAGAETLFAAHPRADILVNNLGIYDDVDFFDVDDSEWARFYETNVLSGVRLARHYAPGMIEKGWGRILFISSESGVAIPADMINYGVTKAANLAVSHGLAKRLAGTGVTVNAVLPGPTLTDGVTAMVADAAKASGRSIREEADNFVRTARPSSIIQRVADVDEVAHLVVYLASPYSSATTGAALRVDGGVVDSLAI, encoded by the coding sequence ATGAACATCGACCTCGGCGGACGCACCGCCATCATCAGCGGCTCGACCGGCGGTATTGGTCTGGCCATCGCCCGTGGCCTGGCCCGCGCCAATGCCGACGTGGTCATTGCCGGCCGCAGCCAGAAGTCGCTGGACGCCGCCCTCGCCGAAGTGCGCAAGCAAGGTGGGCGTGGCCAGGTGCAAGGCGTGGTCGCCGACCTGGGTACCGCCGCCGGTGCCGAAACCCTGTTCGCTGCCCACCCACGGGCCGACATCCTGGTCAACAACCTGGGCATCTACGACGACGTCGACTTCTTCGATGTAGACGACAGCGAGTGGGCGCGCTTCTACGAAACCAACGTGCTCAGCGGTGTGCGCCTGGCCCGCCATTATGCCCCGGGCATGATCGAGAAAGGCTGGGGGCGGATCCTGTTCATTTCCTCGGAATCGGGTGTCGCCATTCCTGCCGACATGATCAACTACGGCGTGACCAAGGCCGCCAACCTGGCCGTTTCCCATGGCTTGGCCAAGCGTCTGGCCGGCACCGGGGTTACCGTGAACGCAGTGCTGCCGGGCCCGACCCTGACCGATGGCGTGACCGCGATGGTGGCCGATGCAGCCAAGGCTTCCGGGCGCAGCATTCGTGAAGAGGCGGACAACTTCGTCCGCACCGCGCGGCCAAGCTCGATCATCCAGCGCGTCGCCGATGTCGATGAGGTTGCCCACCTGGTGGTATACCTCGCCTCCCCTTATTCCTCCGCCACCACCGGCGCGGCCCTGCGGGTCGACGGCGGCGTGGTCGACAGCCTCGCTATCTGA
- a CDS encoding amino acid permease: MDATSTTTTAKGGHESKLSASLKSRHLTMMSIAGVIGGALFVGSGSVIHSAGPAAVLAYLAGGILVVLIMRMLGEMATSSPDTGSFSTYADRAIGRWAGFTIGWLYWWYWVILMAWEAYVAGKILHGFFPDVSVNVFVLATTLLLITVNFFNVKHYGEFEFWFALIKVIAIVCFLIVCTAAVMNVWQFGEVRGISHLTAEGFMPNGITTVIGALLGVMFAFLGAEIVTIAASEAKDPAAQIVKATNSVVWRVCLFYVGSIFLIVCLVPWNDPHLGVSGYGAYRRTLELLGVPYAELLMNFVVLTSVSSCLISGHYTASRMLFSLAQRGDAPSFFKITRAGTGVPVYAIMGSCAVAVVCALINFSETLRPKDVLDTLMNTTGMIALLVYLVIAFSQLRMRRKLIAEGKEVRLKMWLFPWLTYLVIAFIVAALVTMAFMPDYQILVISTGIAAAVVVAMGVVHQIRSGSSKQH; the protein is encoded by the coding sequence ATGGACGCAACATCCACAACCACCACCGCGAAAGGCGGGCACGAGAGCAAGCTCAGTGCCTCGTTGAAGTCGCGCCACCTGACGATGATGTCGATCGCCGGGGTTATTGGCGGCGCCTTGTTCGTCGGCTCCGGCAGCGTGATCCACAGCGCCGGCCCAGCCGCTGTCCTGGCCTACCTGGCGGGCGGCATCCTGGTGGTACTGATCATGCGCATGCTGGGTGAAATGGCGACGTCCTCGCCAGACACCGGCTCGTTCTCCACCTACGCCGACCGCGCCATTGGCCGCTGGGCCGGTTTCACCATCGGCTGGCTGTACTGGTGGTACTGGGTCATCCTCATGGCCTGGGAAGCCTATGTGGCGGGCAAGATCCTGCATGGCTTCTTCCCGGATGTCAGCGTCAACGTGTTCGTGCTGGCCACGACCCTGTTGCTGATTACCGTCAACTTCTTCAACGTCAAGCACTACGGTGAGTTCGAGTTCTGGTTCGCCTTGATCAAGGTGATCGCGATTGTCTGCTTCCTGATCGTGTGTACCGCTGCCGTGATGAACGTCTGGCAGTTTGGTGAAGTGCGTGGCATCAGCCACCTCACCGCCGAAGGCTTCATGCCCAATGGCATCACCACCGTGATCGGTGCATTGCTTGGGGTGATGTTCGCCTTCCTGGGCGCCGAAATCGTCACCATCGCCGCTTCCGAAGCCAAGGACCCGGCCGCGCAGATCGTCAAGGCCACCAACTCGGTGGTATGGCGTGTGTGCCTGTTCTACGTCGGTTCGATCTTCCTGATCGTCTGCCTGGTACCGTGGAACGACCCGCACCTGGGTGTTTCCGGCTATGGCGCTTATCGCCGTACCCTGGAACTGCTGGGCGTGCCGTATGCCGAGCTGCTGATGAACTTCGTGGTGCTGACCTCGGTGAGCAGCTGCCTGATCTCGGGCCACTACACCGCTTCGCGCATGCTGTTCTCCCTGGCCCAACGGGGTGATGCGCCGTCGTTCTTCAAGATCACCCGCGCCGGCACCGGTGTACCGGTATACGCGATCATGGGCTCGTGCGCCGTGGCCGTGGTGTGTGCGCTGATCAACTTCAGCGAAACCCTGCGCCCGAAAGACGTGCTGGATACCCTGATGAACACCACCGGCATGATCGCCCTGCTGGTGTACCTGGTCATTGCCTTCTCGCAGCTGCGCATGCGCCGCAAGCTGATTGCCGAAGGCAAGGAAGTGCGCCTGAAGATGTGGCTGTTCCCGTGGCTGACCTACCTGGTGATCGCGTTCATCGTGGCCGCACTGGTCACCATGGCCTTCATGCCTGACTACCAGATCCTGGTGATTTCCACCGGTATTGCGGCGGCAGTCGTGGTGGCAATGGGCGTGGTGCACCAGATCCGCTCTGGCAGCAGCAAGCAGCACTAA
- a CDS encoding DUF2784 domain-containing protein, whose amino-acid sequence MLYRLAADTLVLLHLAFILLVLFGGLLVLKWRPALFIHLPALAWGVAVECLHLGCPLTTWENRMRSAAGGAGYQGGFVEHYIWPLIYPAGLTPHIQLLLGSVVLLLNLGVYSYVAWRWHRPSG is encoded by the coding sequence ATGCTCTACCGCCTGGCCGCCGACACCCTGGTCCTGCTGCACCTGGCCTTCATCCTGCTGGTGCTGTTCGGCGGCCTGCTGGTACTCAAGTGGCGCCCTGCCCTGTTCATCCACTTGCCGGCCCTGGCCTGGGGCGTGGCGGTGGAATGCCTGCACCTGGGCTGCCCGCTCACCACCTGGGAAAACCGCATGCGCAGCGCAGCCGGGGGCGCAGGCTACCAGGGCGGCTTTGTGGAGCACTACATCTGGCCACTGATCTACCCCGCCGGGCTGACACCGCACATCCAGCTGTTACTGGGCAGCGTTGTGCTGCTGCTCAACCTCGGCGTCTACAGCTACGTGGCCTGGCGATGGCACCGCCCTAGCGGGTAG
- a CDS encoding MFS transporter gives MNPTASAQPRRAAAAAFIGTMIEWYDFYIYATAAALVFGALFFPSDDSLFSTMAAFGTFAVGFFARPLGGIVFGHVGDRIGRKKSLVITLLMMGIVTVCIGLLPTYAQIGATAPVLLILLRIVQGIAVGGEWGGAVLMAGEHAPKGRRNFFASFAQLGSPAGLILSLLAFGAVTRLPEEELMSWGWRVPFLASALLLLVGLAIRLGVNESPEFIASREQAQKARRKEQAPVLEVLRTAWRPLLLCIGANTLGIAGVYFTNTFMISYTTQQLHLERSLILECLFFVAIIQFGVQPLAAWLSEKVGATRFLALVALLAMASPYPMFVLVSSGQGPLIVLGIALAAACMASFYAVIAGYVSGMFATRVRYTAISLAYQICGAIAGGLTPLIGTWLAHTFSGQWWPMAAFYTLIATISLVCVLALARQYARSQRLELA, from the coding sequence ATGAACCCCACCGCTTCCGCCCAGCCGCGCCGTGCAGCCGCCGCCGCGTTCATCGGTACCATGATCGAGTGGTACGACTTCTACATCTACGCCACCGCCGCCGCCCTGGTGTTCGGTGCCTTGTTCTTCCCCTCTGACGACAGCCTGTTCAGCACCATGGCCGCGTTCGGCACCTTCGCCGTGGGCTTCTTCGCCCGGCCGCTGGGCGGCATCGTCTTCGGCCACGTGGGCGACCGAATCGGCCGCAAGAAGTCGCTTGTCATCACCCTGCTGATGATGGGTATCGTTACCGTGTGCATCGGCCTGCTGCCGACTTACGCGCAGATCGGCGCTACCGCGCCGGTGCTGTTGATCCTGCTACGCATCGTCCAGGGCATTGCCGTGGGCGGCGAGTGGGGCGGGGCGGTATTGATGGCCGGCGAGCATGCGCCCAAAGGTCGGCGCAACTTCTTCGCCTCGTTCGCCCAGCTGGGCAGCCCGGCTGGCCTGATTCTGTCGCTTCTGGCCTTTGGCGCGGTTACCCGCCTGCCTGAAGAGGAACTGATGAGCTGGGGCTGGCGCGTGCCGTTCCTGGCCAGCGCGTTGCTGCTGCTGGTGGGCCTGGCGATTCGCCTGGGGGTGAATGAGTCACCCGAGTTCATCGCCAGCCGCGAGCAGGCGCAAAAGGCTCGGCGCAAGGAGCAGGCGCCAGTCCTTGAAGTGCTGCGCACCGCCTGGCGCCCGCTGTTGCTGTGCATCGGCGCCAACACCCTGGGCATTGCCGGGGTCTACTTCACCAACACTTTCATGATCAGCTACACCACCCAGCAGTTGCACCTGGAGCGCTCGTTGATCCTTGAATGCCTGTTCTTTGTGGCGATCATCCAGTTCGGTGTGCAGCCGCTTGCGGCGTGGCTGTCGGAAAAGGTCGGTGCGACGCGCTTCCTGGCGCTGGTTGCGCTGCTGGCGATGGCCTCGCCCTACCCGATGTTCGTGCTGGTCAGCTCGGGCCAGGGCCCGTTGATCGTGCTTGGCATCGCCCTGGCCGCAGCCTGCATGGCTTCCTTCTACGCGGTGATTGCCGGCTATGTCAGCGGCATGTTCGCAACCCGCGTGCGCTACACCGCCATTTCTCTGGCCTATCAGATCTGCGGCGCGATCGCTGGCGGCCTGACCCCGCTGATTGGCACCTGGCTGGCCCATACCTTCAGCGGCCAATGGTGGCCGATGGCAGCCTTCTACACCCTGATCGCCACCATTTCGCTGGTTTGCGTGCTCGCCTTGGCGCGCCAGTACGCCCGTAGCCAGCGCCTGGAACTGGCCTGA
- a CDS encoding WYL domain-containing protein, whose translation MPSHPTRHTIARQWQLLKLLPGRHPGMSSTQLQAALTTVGHTTSKRTVERDLVELAALFPLQCNSKGMPYGWYWQPGLSLSEAQQLQPDVLTPPDHVELHAWVDDALARRLEQSPLSADMQLTPQASGGAVLVATVADNRALMGWLLSQAGSIRIQAPLALRVAMLEQLRQSLALHDGSY comes from the coding sequence TTGCCCAGCCACCCAACCCGCCATACCATCGCCCGACAGTGGCAGCTGCTCAAGTTGCTGCCCGGCCGCCACCCCGGGATGAGCTCTACCCAGTTGCAGGCCGCCCTGACAACCGTGGGCCATACCACCAGCAAACGCACCGTCGAACGCGACCTGGTCGAGCTTGCCGCGTTGTTCCCGTTGCAGTGCAACAGTAAAGGCATGCCTTACGGCTGGTACTGGCAACCGGGCCTGAGCCTGAGCGAAGCGCAGCAGCTGCAACCCGACGTGCTTACCCCCCCGGACCACGTTGAACTGCATGCCTGGGTCGATGACGCGCTGGCCCGCCGCCTGGAACAATCACCCCTGTCAGCAGACATGCAACTGACACCGCAAGCGAGCGGCGGCGCCGTGCTGGTCGCTACCGTGGCCGACAACCGGGCGCTGATGGGCTGGCTGCTGTCCCAAGCAGGTTCTATCCGCATCCAGGCCCCGCTGGCGCTGCGTGTGGCCATGCTCGAACAGCTGCGCCAGAGCCTGGCACTGCACGATGGCAGTTATTGA
- a CDS encoding aminotransferase-like domain-containing protein — MFELHPDSPTPLVNQIIDGLRELIDNQTLKPGAKVPSIRAFAASYSVSTFTVVEAYDRLVAQGLLVSRGNAGFFVNRAAGEMLDRHTTEADASRPMFNSEWYLQQIFEIRQLPYKPGCGWLPNDWMYEDGLRRGLRQVAGSPLELSGYGDPMGLMELRTLTAQNLQQELSIVANPAQLMLTHGASQALDLAARTLVRPGDVVLVDDPGYPNLMSILRTQGATLVGVPRTPAGYDLNQLEQLLTHHRPTAFFTQPHLHSPTCSRTPLPQLHRLLQLASQHGFRLVENNLYADMVTEPQPCLASLDHLQQVVYVGSYSKSISPNVRVGYMLANPELMQKLLHLKMRSGLTTSQVMERVVYAAIIDGRWRKHLKRLRQRLAEAHQEVGRHLHRLGFELFTESDEGMYIWTRHPAIPDSAALLDDALEKGIMLGPGQLFMVDAKATGWMRFNVAFSTDPAMWELLEKVFVKHVRRGGM, encoded by the coding sequence ATGTTCGAATTACATCCAGACTCCCCCACCCCGCTGGTCAACCAGATCATCGACGGGTTGCGTGAGTTGATCGACAACCAGACCCTCAAGCCGGGCGCCAAGGTCCCGTCTATACGCGCCTTTGCCGCGAGCTATTCGGTGAGCACCTTCACCGTGGTCGAGGCCTACGACCGCCTGGTCGCCCAGGGGCTGCTGGTGAGCCGTGGCAATGCGGGGTTCTTCGTCAACCGTGCGGCGGGCGAAATGCTGGACCGGCACACTACCGAGGCCGACGCCAGTCGACCAATGTTCAACTCCGAGTGGTACCTGCAGCAGATCTTCGAGATCCGTCAGTTGCCCTACAAACCGGGGTGCGGCTGGCTGCCCAACGACTGGATGTACGAAGACGGCCTGCGTCGCGGGCTGCGCCAGGTGGCCGGCAGCCCACTGGAACTGTCGGGTTACGGCGACCCCATGGGCCTGATGGAACTGCGTACGCTGACAGCGCAGAATTTGCAGCAAGAGCTTTCCATCGTCGCCAACCCGGCACAGCTGATGCTCACCCACGGTGCCAGCCAGGCCCTGGACCTGGCCGCCCGCACGCTGGTGCGCCCAGGCGATGTGGTGCTGGTCGACGACCCTGGCTACCCCAACCTGATGAGCATCCTGCGTACCCAGGGCGCAACCCTGGTAGGCGTGCCACGCACCCCGGCCGGTTACGACCTGAACCAGCTGGAGCAGTTGCTCACCCACCACCGCCCGACGGCGTTCTTCACCCAGCCGCACCTGCACAGCCCGACCTGCTCACGCACACCGCTGCCGCAGTTGCACCGCCTGCTGCAACTGGCCAGCCAGCACGGCTTCCGCCTGGTGGAAAACAACCTGTACGCCGACATGGTCACCGAACCGCAGCCATGCCTGGCCAGCCTCGACCACCTGCAGCAGGTGGTGTACGTGGGCAGCTACTCCAAGAGCATCTCGCCCAATGTGCGGGTCGGCTACATGCTGGCCAACCCCGAACTGATGCAGAAGCTGCTGCACCTGAAGATGCGCTCAGGCCTGACCACCTCGCAGGTGATGGAGCGTGTGGTGTACGCCGCGATCATCGACGGCCGCTGGCGCAAGCACCTCAAGCGCCTGCGCCAGCGGCTGGCCGAGGCGCACCAGGAAGTTGGCCGGCATCTGCATCGACTGGGCTTCGAACTGTTCACCGAATCGGATGAAGGCATGTACATCTGGACCCGCCACCCGGCGATTCCGGACAGTGCCGCATTGCTGGATGATGCGCTGGAGAAAGGCATCATGCTAGGGCCTGGGCAGTTGTTCATGGTCGATGCCAAAGCGACCGGGTGGATGCGCTTCAATGTGGCGTTCAGTACGGACCCGGCGATGTGGGAGTTGCTGGAGAAGGTGTTCGTCAAGCATGTGCGAAGGGGTGGGATGTAG
- the tam gene encoding trans-aconitate 2-methyltransferase: MAWSANQYSLFEDERTRAVRDLLAAIPPRPVRHATDLGCGPGNSTEVLLQRYPDAQVTALDSDPDMIDKARERKRLCIPRVRTVIADIAGWSAPEPQDLILANASLQWVPDHASLYPHLVRQLSEGASLAVQTPDNLDEPAHRQLREIASQGPWAAKFADFQLPPRHGAAFYYDLLSPLCARVDVWRTTYHHPLVGGAEAVVEWFKGSALRPYLARLDEQEQGDFLQMYLQAMQRDYPPATDGKVLLPFPRLFVIATR, from the coding sequence ATGGCTTGGTCCGCCAACCAGTATTCCCTGTTCGAAGACGAACGCACCCGTGCCGTACGCGACCTGCTCGCCGCCATCCCGCCACGGCCGGTGCGCCACGCCACCGACCTGGGCTGCGGCCCGGGCAACTCCACCGAGGTGCTGCTGCAGCGCTACCCCGATGCCCAGGTGACGGCACTGGACAGCGACCCTGACATGATCGACAAGGCCCGCGAACGCAAACGGCTGTGCATCCCGCGGGTACGCACGGTCATTGCCGACATTGCCGGCTGGTCCGCCCCAGAGCCGCAAGACCTGATCCTGGCCAATGCCTCGCTGCAATGGGTACCTGACCACGCCTCGCTGTACCCGCACCTGGTGCGTCAGTTGAGTGAAGGCGCCAGCCTGGCCGTGCAGACCCCCGACAACCTCGACGAACCAGCCCATCGGCAGTTGCGCGAGATTGCTAGCCAAGGCCCTTGGGCGGCGAAATTCGCCGATTTCCAGTTGCCGCCACGGCACGGTGCGGCGTTCTACTACGACCTGCTCAGCCCGCTGTGTGCGCGGGTGGATGTGTGGCGCACCACCTATCACCACCCTTTGGTGGGTGGCGCCGAAGCGGTGGTGGAGTGGTTCAAGGGTTCGGCCTTGCGGCCTTACCTGGCCAGGCTTGACGAGCAGGAGCAGGGCGACTTTCTGCAGATGTACCTGCAGGCCATGCAGCGCGACTACCCGCCGGCCACCGATGGCAAGGTGCTGCTGCCGTTCCCGCGGTTGTTCGTGATCGCTACCCGCTAG
- a CDS encoding LysR substrate-binding domain-containing protein has translation MSLSHAQLKAFHAVAVHGSFTRAAEKLFLTQPAVSDQVRKLEERFGVLLFHRNKRSVQLTDLGERLLGISQRLFACEVEAQELLHDSRALHTGSLVLAVDAPVHVLPQIARFCQRYPGIQVKIETGNTDESLARLFSYQADLALLGRDVDDERLHCLPLRRDPMVAFVSHNHPWSSRGSISLADLDDTPLVLREPGSVTRQTLEEEMQRAGLRIRPAIQVEGREAAREAVVVGIGVGVVSAAEFGADARVCALPIVDCQRHLTETLVCLSEQRTRRVVATFLQMVEEGL, from the coding sequence ATGTCGCTTTCCCACGCACAACTGAAGGCCTTCCATGCGGTGGCCGTGCACGGCAGCTTTACCCGCGCCGCAGAAAAGCTGTTCCTTACCCAGCCAGCGGTGTCGGACCAGGTGCGCAAACTGGAGGAGCGCTTCGGCGTCTTGCTGTTCCACCGCAACAAGCGTTCGGTGCAGCTCACTGATCTTGGCGAGCGCTTGCTGGGCATCAGCCAGCGCCTGTTCGCCTGCGAGGTCGAAGCTCAAGAGCTGCTGCACGATTCGCGTGCGCTGCACACCGGCAGCCTGGTGCTGGCGGTGGATGCGCCGGTACACGTGCTGCCGCAGATCGCCCGCTTCTGCCAGCGCTACCCGGGCATCCAGGTGAAAATCGAGACCGGCAACACCGATGAGTCGCTGGCCCGCTTGTTCAGCTACCAGGCTGACCTGGCCCTGCTCGGCCGGGATGTCGATGATGAGCGCCTGCATTGCCTGCCACTGCGCCGCGACCCAATGGTGGCGTTTGTTTCGCATAACCACCCGTGGTCCAGCCGTGGCTCGATCAGCCTCGCCGACCTCGACGACACACCCCTGGTGCTGCGCGAGCCCGGCTCGGTGACGCGCCAGACGCTGGAAGAAGAGATGCAACGAGCGGGTTTGCGGATTCGCCCGGCGATCCAGGTGGAAGGCCGGGAAGCGGCGCGTGAGGCGGTGGTGGTGGGGATAGGCGTGGGGGTGGTCTCGGCGGCCGAGTTTGGCGCCGATGCGCGGGTGTGCGCGTTACCGATTGTGGATTGTCAGCGGCATTTGACCGAGACGCTGGTGTGCCTGAGCGAACAGCGTACGCGCCGGGTAGTGGCGACCTTCTTGCAGATGGTTGAGGAAGGGTTGTAA
- a CDS encoding LysR family transcriptional regulator, translating to MSDRLLNDRLDWNLLRTFRVIGQELSISRAAARLHLTQPAVSQALKRLEEQLGRQLIARRGPRFVLTEMGEQLFQLAGEVYGQMSQIGGLLEQPADEVVGKVRLLMISRIVSERFDNFLADFHRQRPRVELEIDVMRSSDIVAALQEKTATAGLSLTRRAQPRLEQRLFLRQRYAFFCGKHHALFGQAEGDLQRENFVSFTSDQIGGMLSPLTIFRDLQGFAGRIVASSPSLEEVRRLVIAGFGIGCLPEHVVAPDVEAGLLWKLAPQEGIADVDIHLLWNREQRFSRAEEVFIEALQRVIT from the coding sequence ATGTCTGACCGCCTGCTCAACGACCGCCTCGACTGGAACCTGCTGCGCACCTTCCGGGTCATCGGCCAGGAGCTGTCCATCAGCCGCGCCGCCGCCCGCCTGCACCTCACCCAACCGGCGGTAAGCCAGGCGCTCAAGCGCCTTGAAGAGCAGCTCGGCCGCCAGCTCATTGCCCGCCGTGGGCCGCGCTTCGTGCTGACAGAAATGGGCGAGCAGCTGTTCCAGCTGGCCGGCGAGGTGTATGGGCAAATGTCGCAGATCGGCGGCTTGCTGGAGCAACCGGCGGACGAAGTGGTGGGCAAAGTGCGCCTGCTGATGATCAGCCGCATCGTCAGCGAACGCTTCGACAACTTCCTCGCCGACTTCCACCGCCAGCGCCCGCGAGTGGAACTGGAAATCGACGTGATGCGCAGCTCCGACATCGTCGCCGCCCTGCAGGAAAAAACCGCCACGGCGGGCCTTAGCCTCACCCGGCGTGCACAGCCACGGCTGGAACAGCGGCTGTTCCTGCGCCAACGCTATGCGTTTTTCTGTGGCAAGCACCATGCCCTGTTTGGCCAGGCCGAAGGCGACCTGCAACGGGAGAACTTCGTCAGTTTCACCAGCGATCAGATTGGCGGCATGTTGTCGCCACTGACCATTTTCCGAGACCTGCAAGGGTTCGCCGGGCGGATCGTGGCCTCATCGCCAAGCCTTGAAGAAGTCCGCCGGCTGGTGATCGCCGGGTTTGGCATCGGCTGCCTGCCCGAGCATGTGGTGGCACCGGATGTCGAAGCGGGGTTGCTGTGGAAGCTGGCGCCGCAGGAAGGGATTGCCGATGTGGATATTCACCTGTTGTGGAACAGGGAACAGCGGTTCAGCCGGGCGGAAGAGGTGTTTATCGAGGCGTTGCAGCGTGTCATAACCTAG
- a CDS encoding Zn-dependent hydrolase, with the protein MLKSNGERLWASLMAMAEVGATARGGNCRLALSEEDKAGRELFSHWCREAGLSLSVDAIGNLFARRAGSDPHAAPVMMGSHLDTQPEGGRFDGVYGVLAGLEVVRRLNDLNIQTRKPLEIAVWTNEEGARFTPAMFGSAVFTGSLALAEALAIRDADGVSVADELHRTGYAGQRPLGGEVDAYFEAHIEQGPILEDNAKAIGVVSGGQAIRWLDVTVEGMAAHAGTTPMLLRKDALYGTARMIQAVEQLAADFSPQGLTTVGELSIAKSSRNTIPGLLQFTVDLRHHRDEAIEAMERELTLKLQAIASQRGLQVRIERHWVSPATPFDADCVAAVQQAVDGLGYAQQSIVSGAGHDAILLARYCPTAMVFIPCVGGLSHNEAEDVLPDDARQGADVLLNAVLARAGRVDITH; encoded by the coding sequence ATGTTGAAAAGCAATGGCGAACGCCTGTGGGCGAGCCTGATGGCCATGGCCGAAGTCGGCGCCACCGCCCGCGGCGGCAACTGCCGCCTGGCCCTCAGCGAGGAGGACAAAGCCGGCCGTGAACTGTTCAGCCACTGGTGCCGCGAAGCGGGCCTTAGCCTGTCGGTAGATGCCATCGGCAACCTGTTCGCCCGCCGTGCCGGCAGTGACCCGCATGCCGCCCCGGTCATGATGGGCAGCCACCTCGACACCCAGCCCGAAGGTGGCCGTTTCGATGGCGTGTATGGCGTGCTGGCCGGCCTGGAGGTGGTGCGCCGCCTGAACGACTTGAACATCCAGACCCGCAAGCCACTGGAAATTGCCGTATGGACCAACGAGGAGGGCGCGCGCTTCACCCCAGCCATGTTTGGCTCGGCGGTGTTCACCGGCAGCCTCGCGCTGGCCGAGGCGCTGGCCATTCGCGATGCCGATGGCGTCAGCGTCGCCGATGAACTGCACCGCACCGGGTACGCCGGCCAACGCCCGCTGGGCGGCGAGGTGGATGCCTATTTCGAGGCGCATATCGAACAAGGCCCGATCCTTGAAGACAACGCCAAGGCCATTGGCGTGGTCAGTGGTGGCCAGGCTATCCGCTGGCTGGACGTGACGGTCGAGGGCATGGCGGCACACGCCGGCACCACGCCGATGCTGCTGCGCAAGGATGCGCTGTACGGCACTGCGCGGATGATCCAGGCGGTCGAGCAACTGGCAGCGGACTTTTCCCCCCAAGGCCTGACCACCGTAGGTGAGCTCTCCATTGCCAAGTCTTCGCGCAACACCATTCCCGGCCTGCTGCAGTTCACGGTCGACCTGCGCCATCACCGCGACGAGGCCATCGAAGCCATGGAGCGCGAGCTGACCCTGAAGCTGCAAGCCATCGCCAGCCAGCGCGGCCTGCAAGTGCGTATCGAGCGCCACTGGGTGAGCCCGGCGACCCCGTTCGATGCCGACTGCGTGGCTGCCGTGCAGCAAGCGGTGGATGGCCTTGGGTATGCGCAGCAATCGATTGTCAGCGGGGCGGGTCACGATGCCATTCTGTTGGCGCGGTACTGCCCGACGGCGATGGTGTTCATCCCCTGCGTCGGTGGCCTGAGCCACAACGAGGCTGAGGACGTGCTGCCTGATGATGCCCGACAGGGCGCGGATGTACTGCTGAACGCTGTGCTGGCACGTGCAGGCCGTGTCGACATAACTCATTGA
- a CDS encoding oxygen-insensitive NAD(P)H-dependent nitroreductase NfsB: protein MDTVSLAKRRYTTKAYDASRRIPQATVDALLEQLRHSPSSVNSQPWHFIVADTGEGKARLAKSTNEGFAYNTPKLLDASHVIVFCTRTEMTEAHLNAVLDQEAADGRFRDEQARAGQNQSRRHYVNLHRYDQKDVQHWMEKQTYLALGTALLGAAAHGLDATPIEGFDSKVLDAELGLRERGFTSVVILSLGYRSESDFNAGLNKSRLPASQVFTFL, encoded by the coding sequence ATGGATACCGTCTCGCTGGCCAAGCGCCGCTACACCACCAAAGCCTACGATGCCTCGCGCCGTATTCCCCAGGCCACTGTCGATGCCTTGCTTGAACAACTGCGCCACAGCCCGTCCTCGGTCAACTCACAGCCGTGGCACTTCATCGTTGCTGATACCGGCGAAGGCAAGGCCCGCCTGGCAAAGAGTACCAACGAGGGTTTTGCCTACAACACACCCAAGCTCCTCGATGCGTCGCACGTGATCGTATTCTGCACCCGCACCGAAATGACCGAAGCGCACCTCAATGCGGTGCTTGATCAAGAGGCTGCCGATGGCCGTTTCCGTGACGAGCAAGCCCGCGCCGGGCAAAACCAGAGCCGCCGCCATTACGTCAACCTGCACCGCTATGACCAGAAGGACGTGCAGCACTGGATGGAAAAGCAGACTTACCTGGCCTTGGGTACGGCGCTGCTGGGGGCAGCGGCGCATGGTCTGGATGCAACCCCGATCGAAGGCTTCGACAGCAAGGTGCTCGATGCTGAGCTGGGCTTGCGTGAGCGTGGCTTTACCAGTGTGGTGATCCTCAGCCTGGGTTATCGCAGCGAGTCGGACTTCAACGCCGGGCTGAACAAATCACGCTTGCCGGCTTCGCAAGTGTTCACTTTCTTGTGA